The Rhododendron vialii isolate Sample 1 chromosome 8a, ASM3025357v1 genome has a window encoding:
- the LOC131336489 gene encoding uncharacterized protein LOC131336489 isoform X3, translated as MTTMVPSDEDSVAEKRKGEELVVPEGNKKKKKQVNTPRPACSWVHFSREFIKEYSASHPESSGLKAATKAASDAWKSMSVEEKAKYTRRAREVWDNYLSTAPARVSKPRRQAKLITRCSPGRLLNVLLRLTPDQKVSVRSMGFGSLLGLKCRTLRRSLCLWLLERFNTARSSMNICGVRIPLSPQDVELVLGLAANGKDVVNSGPDDLIAELRQSYNATNHGISLRLLEDRLAAPEAGDDFKRSFVLYALGTLLCPTARLDVSPSFLHFLTNMDVIHQYNWGKFLLDRLVREVSRFRQGKQRAVGGCLLFLQLFYYERISVGGPRELVPTVVPCLSSWGEEEISEREKREKELGGYGRGEVIYKERSQSMELVVADGAQQDGTPVGEVGTIVEHDLGFADDVAPANEDKVNGETTTEKENIQVDLEKGNIICVDMGVVVEPVRGPCRNTEYGCPEESVTHTGKNDHEETCIYAPCSCPLQNCAFIGSSEQLSLHFSSKHQDSGRRFQYNCPLPLSLNDDDQFLVLQAEDDGLLFLLNKGVETIGHTLMVNRIGPSSSKEGFFYDLVSEKGTSSLRLKSCVQSFPGLVIGLPPVDFLLIPFGYASSSGQLSLEVCIWNSTELGAD; from the exons ATGACTACAATG GTACCAAGTGACGAAGATTCTGTGGCGGAAAAGAGAAAGGGGGAAGAGCTGGTTGTGCCTGAAGGgaataagaaaaagaagaagcaagtTAACACACCTCGACCTGCTTGCTCTTGGGTGCATTTTAG CCGTGAGTTCATCAAAGAGTATAGCGCTTCCCATCCTGAATCTTCAGGCCTGAAAGCT GCCACAAAGGCTGCCTCTGATGCATGGAAGTCAATGAGTGTTGAGGAAAAAGCTAAATATACTAGGCGTGCCCGTGAAGTGTGGGATAACTACTTGAGTACTGCTCCTGCCCGTGTTTCAAAACCAAGAAGACAG GCCAAACTAATCACAAGGTGCTCTCCTGGTCGTTTATTGAATGTATTGCTACGCTTGACCCCTGACCAAAAAGTTTCTGTGAGAAGCATGGGATTTGGCAGCCTTCTTGGTCTCAAATGTCGAACCCTGCGGCGCAGCTTGTGTCTTTGGCTGTTAGAGAGGTTCAATACTGCACGAAGTAGCATGAATATTTGTGGTGTGCGCATTCCTTTATCACCACAGGATGTGGAACTTGTGCTGGGTTTAGCGGCAAATGGGAAGGATGTGGTAAACTCAGGTCCTGATGACCTAATTGCGGAATTGCGTCAGAGTTACAACGCTACGAATCATGGGATCTCCCTTCGCCTATTAGAGGATAGATTGGCAGCTCCAGAAGCAGGAGATGATTTTAAGAGGTCATTTGTATTGTATGCGTTGGGCACTCTTTTGTGCCCAACAGCAAGGCTGGATGTTAGCCCTTCATTCCTCCATTTCTTGACAAATATGGATGTTATCCATCAGTACAACTGGGGAAAATTCTTGCTTGACCGTCTAGTTCGGGAGGTATCACGTTTTCGTCAAGGGAAGCAACGTGCTGTTGGTGGTTGCCTTTTATTTCTACAA CTTTTCTATTATGAGAGAATCTCTGTTGGAGGACCTCGCGAATTGGTCCCTACTGTTGTTCCTTGCTTGTCCTCATGGGGTGAGGAAGAAATTAGTGAGAGGGAGAAGCGAGAAAAGGAGCTAGGTGGCTATGGGCGTGGTGAG GTGATTTACAAGGAGAGGTCCCAAAGTATGGAGTTAGTAGTGGCAGATGGAGCTCAACAAGACGGAACACCAGTGGGAGAAGTGGGAACCATAGTCGAGCACGATCTTGGCTTTGCTGATGATGTTGCCCCG GCAAACGAGGATAAAGTAAACGGAGAAACTACAACGGAGAAG GAAAATATTCAAGTTGATCTTGAGAAAGGGAACATAATCTGTGTGGATATGGGGGTGGTGGTTGAACCAGTCAGGGGACCATGCCGAAACACAGAGTATGGTTGCCCAGAAGAATCTGTCACTCACACAGGCAAAAATGACCACGAAGAAACATGCATCTATGCTCCATGTTCATGCCCCCTCCAGAACTGCGCCTTCATTGGCTCATCCGAACAGTTAAGCCTACACTTCAGCAGTAAACACCAGGACTCCGGAAGGCGTTTCCAATACAACTGCCCTCTTCCATTGTCCTTAAACGACGACGACCAGTTCCTTGTTCTTCAAGCAGAGGACGAtggtcttctttttctcctCAACAAGGGGGTTGAAACAATCGGGCATACCTTAATGGTAAATCGTATCGGGCCAAGTTCTTCGAAGGAGGGTTTCTTTTATGACCTTGTTTCAGAAAAAGGAACCAGCTCTCTTAGATTGAAATCGTGCGTGCAAAGTTTCCCTGGGCTTGTTATAGGGTTACCGCCCGTAGATTTTCTTCTGATTCCGTTTGGTTATGCTAGTTCATCAGGACAGCTGAGTTTGGAGGTTTGTATTTGGAATTCGACGGAACTTGGTGCTGATTGA
- the LOC131336489 gene encoding uncharacterized protein LOC131336489 isoform X1, translated as MERVFTGNYVNPTIQVAWLAPHVCVPSDEDSVAEKRKGEELVVPEGNKKKKKQVNTPRPACSWVHFSREFIKEYSASHPESSGLKAATKAASDAWKSMSVEEKAKYTRRAREVWDNYLSTAPARVSKPRRQAKLITRCSPGRLLNVLLRLTPDQKVSVRSMGFGSLLGLKCRTLRRSLCLWLLERFNTARSSMNICGVRIPLSPQDVELVLGLAANGKDVVNSGPDDLIAELRQSYNATNHGISLRLLEDRLAAPEAGDDFKRSFVLYALGTLLCPTARLDVSPSFLHFLTNMDVIHQYNWGKFLLDRLVREVSRFRQGKQRAVGGCLLFLQLFYYERISVGGPRELVPTVVPCLSSWGEEEISEREKREKELGGYGRGEVIYKERSQSMELVVADGAQQDGTPVGEVGTIVEHDLGFADDVAPANEDKVNGETTTEKENIQVDLEKGNIICVDMGVVVEPVRGPCRNTEYGCPEESVTHTGKNDHEETCIYAPCSCPLQNCAFIGSSEQLSLHFSSKHQDSGRRFQYNCPLPLSLNDDDQFLVLQAEDDGLLFLLNKGVETIGHTLMVNRIGPSSSKEGFFYDLVSEKGTSSLRLKSCVQSFPGLVIGLPPVDFLLIPFGYASSSGQLSLEVCIWNSTELGAD; from the exons ATGGAAAGAGTGTTTACTGGGAATTATGTGAACCCCACCATTCAAGTGGCTTGGTTGGCTCCACATGTCTGT GTACCAAGTGACGAAGATTCTGTGGCGGAAAAGAGAAAGGGGGAAGAGCTGGTTGTGCCTGAAGGgaataagaaaaagaagaagcaagtTAACACACCTCGACCTGCTTGCTCTTGGGTGCATTTTAG CCGTGAGTTCATCAAAGAGTATAGCGCTTCCCATCCTGAATCTTCAGGCCTGAAAGCT GCCACAAAGGCTGCCTCTGATGCATGGAAGTCAATGAGTGTTGAGGAAAAAGCTAAATATACTAGGCGTGCCCGTGAAGTGTGGGATAACTACTTGAGTACTGCTCCTGCCCGTGTTTCAAAACCAAGAAGACAG GCCAAACTAATCACAAGGTGCTCTCCTGGTCGTTTATTGAATGTATTGCTACGCTTGACCCCTGACCAAAAAGTTTCTGTGAGAAGCATGGGATTTGGCAGCCTTCTTGGTCTCAAATGTCGAACCCTGCGGCGCAGCTTGTGTCTTTGGCTGTTAGAGAGGTTCAATACTGCACGAAGTAGCATGAATATTTGTGGTGTGCGCATTCCTTTATCACCACAGGATGTGGAACTTGTGCTGGGTTTAGCGGCAAATGGGAAGGATGTGGTAAACTCAGGTCCTGATGACCTAATTGCGGAATTGCGTCAGAGTTACAACGCTACGAATCATGGGATCTCCCTTCGCCTATTAGAGGATAGATTGGCAGCTCCAGAAGCAGGAGATGATTTTAAGAGGTCATTTGTATTGTATGCGTTGGGCACTCTTTTGTGCCCAACAGCAAGGCTGGATGTTAGCCCTTCATTCCTCCATTTCTTGACAAATATGGATGTTATCCATCAGTACAACTGGGGAAAATTCTTGCTTGACCGTCTAGTTCGGGAGGTATCACGTTTTCGTCAAGGGAAGCAACGTGCTGTTGGTGGTTGCCTTTTATTTCTACAA CTTTTCTATTATGAGAGAATCTCTGTTGGAGGACCTCGCGAATTGGTCCCTACTGTTGTTCCTTGCTTGTCCTCATGGGGTGAGGAAGAAATTAGTGAGAGGGAGAAGCGAGAAAAGGAGCTAGGTGGCTATGGGCGTGGTGAG GTGATTTACAAGGAGAGGTCCCAAAGTATGGAGTTAGTAGTGGCAGATGGAGCTCAACAAGACGGAACACCAGTGGGAGAAGTGGGAACCATAGTCGAGCACGATCTTGGCTTTGCTGATGATGTTGCCCCG GCAAACGAGGATAAAGTAAACGGAGAAACTACAACGGAGAAG GAAAATATTCAAGTTGATCTTGAGAAAGGGAACATAATCTGTGTGGATATGGGGGTGGTGGTTGAACCAGTCAGGGGACCATGCCGAAACACAGAGTATGGTTGCCCAGAAGAATCTGTCACTCACACAGGCAAAAATGACCACGAAGAAACATGCATCTATGCTCCATGTTCATGCCCCCTCCAGAACTGCGCCTTCATTGGCTCATCCGAACAGTTAAGCCTACACTTCAGCAGTAAACACCAGGACTCCGGAAGGCGTTTCCAATACAACTGCCCTCTTCCATTGTCCTTAAACGACGACGACCAGTTCCTTGTTCTTCAAGCAGAGGACGAtggtcttctttttctcctCAACAAGGGGGTTGAAACAATCGGGCATACCTTAATGGTAAATCGTATCGGGCCAAGTTCTTCGAAGGAGGGTTTCTTTTATGACCTTGTTTCAGAAAAAGGAACCAGCTCTCTTAGATTGAAATCGTGCGTGCAAAGTTTCCCTGGGCTTGTTATAGGGTTACCGCCCGTAGATTTTCTTCTGATTCCGTTTGGTTATGCTAGTTCATCAGGACAGCTGAGTTTGGAGGTTTGTATTTGGAATTCGACGGAACTTGGTGCTGATTGA
- the LOC131336489 gene encoding uncharacterized protein LOC131336489 isoform X2: protein MERVFTGNYVNPTIQVAWLAPHVCVPSDEDSVAEKRKGEELVVPEGNKKKKKQVNTPRPACSWVHFSREFIKEYSASHPESSGLKAATKAASDAWKSMSVEEKAKYTRRAREVWDNYLSTAPARVSKPRRQAKLITRCSPGRLLNVLLRLTPDQKVSVRSMGFGSLLGLKCRTLRRSLCLWLLERFNTARSSMNICGVRIPLSPQDVELVLGLAANGKDVVNSGPDDLIAELRQSYNATNHGISLRLLEDRLAAPEAGDDFKRSFVLYALGTLLCPTARLDVSPSFLHFLTNMDVIHQYNWGKFLLDRLVREVSRFRQGKQRAVGGCLLFLQLFYYERISVGGPRELVPTVVPCLSSWGEEEISEREKREKELGGYGRGEVIYKERSQSMELVVADGAQQDGTPVGEVGTIVEHDLGFADDVAPENIQVDLEKGNIICVDMGVVVEPVRGPCRNTEYGCPEESVTHTGKNDHEETCIYAPCSCPLQNCAFIGSSEQLSLHFSSKHQDSGRRFQYNCPLPLSLNDDDQFLVLQAEDDGLLFLLNKGVETIGHTLMVNRIGPSSSKEGFFYDLVSEKGTSSLRLKSCVQSFPGLVIGLPPVDFLLIPFGYASSSGQLSLEVCIWNSTELGAD, encoded by the exons ATGGAAAGAGTGTTTACTGGGAATTATGTGAACCCCACCATTCAAGTGGCTTGGTTGGCTCCACATGTCTGT GTACCAAGTGACGAAGATTCTGTGGCGGAAAAGAGAAAGGGGGAAGAGCTGGTTGTGCCTGAAGGgaataagaaaaagaagaagcaagtTAACACACCTCGACCTGCTTGCTCTTGGGTGCATTTTAG CCGTGAGTTCATCAAAGAGTATAGCGCTTCCCATCCTGAATCTTCAGGCCTGAAAGCT GCCACAAAGGCTGCCTCTGATGCATGGAAGTCAATGAGTGTTGAGGAAAAAGCTAAATATACTAGGCGTGCCCGTGAAGTGTGGGATAACTACTTGAGTACTGCTCCTGCCCGTGTTTCAAAACCAAGAAGACAG GCCAAACTAATCACAAGGTGCTCTCCTGGTCGTTTATTGAATGTATTGCTACGCTTGACCCCTGACCAAAAAGTTTCTGTGAGAAGCATGGGATTTGGCAGCCTTCTTGGTCTCAAATGTCGAACCCTGCGGCGCAGCTTGTGTCTTTGGCTGTTAGAGAGGTTCAATACTGCACGAAGTAGCATGAATATTTGTGGTGTGCGCATTCCTTTATCACCACAGGATGTGGAACTTGTGCTGGGTTTAGCGGCAAATGGGAAGGATGTGGTAAACTCAGGTCCTGATGACCTAATTGCGGAATTGCGTCAGAGTTACAACGCTACGAATCATGGGATCTCCCTTCGCCTATTAGAGGATAGATTGGCAGCTCCAGAAGCAGGAGATGATTTTAAGAGGTCATTTGTATTGTATGCGTTGGGCACTCTTTTGTGCCCAACAGCAAGGCTGGATGTTAGCCCTTCATTCCTCCATTTCTTGACAAATATGGATGTTATCCATCAGTACAACTGGGGAAAATTCTTGCTTGACCGTCTAGTTCGGGAGGTATCACGTTTTCGTCAAGGGAAGCAACGTGCTGTTGGTGGTTGCCTTTTATTTCTACAA CTTTTCTATTATGAGAGAATCTCTGTTGGAGGACCTCGCGAATTGGTCCCTACTGTTGTTCCTTGCTTGTCCTCATGGGGTGAGGAAGAAATTAGTGAGAGGGAGAAGCGAGAAAAGGAGCTAGGTGGCTATGGGCGTGGTGAG GTGATTTACAAGGAGAGGTCCCAAAGTATGGAGTTAGTAGTGGCAGATGGAGCTCAACAAGACGGAACACCAGTGGGAGAAGTGGGAACCATAGTCGAGCACGATCTTGGCTTTGCTGATGATGTTGCCCCG GAAAATATTCAAGTTGATCTTGAGAAAGGGAACATAATCTGTGTGGATATGGGGGTGGTGGTTGAACCAGTCAGGGGACCATGCCGAAACACAGAGTATGGTTGCCCAGAAGAATCTGTCACTCACACAGGCAAAAATGACCACGAAGAAACATGCATCTATGCTCCATGTTCATGCCCCCTCCAGAACTGCGCCTTCATTGGCTCATCCGAACAGTTAAGCCTACACTTCAGCAGTAAACACCAGGACTCCGGAAGGCGTTTCCAATACAACTGCCCTCTTCCATTGTCCTTAAACGACGACGACCAGTTCCTTGTTCTTCAAGCAGAGGACGAtggtcttctttttctcctCAACAAGGGGGTTGAAACAATCGGGCATACCTTAATGGTAAATCGTATCGGGCCAAGTTCTTCGAAGGAGGGTTTCTTTTATGACCTTGTTTCAGAAAAAGGAACCAGCTCTCTTAGATTGAAATCGTGCGTGCAAAGTTTCCCTGGGCTTGTTATAGGGTTACCGCCCGTAGATTTTCTTCTGATTCCGTTTGGTTATGCTAGTTCATCAGGACAGCTGAGTTTGGAGGTTTGTATTTGGAATTCGACGGAACTTGGTGCTGATTGA
- the LOC131336489 gene encoding uncharacterized protein LOC131336489 isoform X4 codes for MERVFTGNYVNPTIQVAWLAPHVCVPSDEDSVAEKRKGEELVVPEGNKKKKKQVNTPRPACSWVHFSREFIKEYSASHPESSGLKAATKAASDAWKSMSVEEKAKYTRRAREVWDNYLSTAPARVSKPRRQLFYYERISVGGPRELVPTVVPCLSSWGEEEISEREKREKELGGYGRGEVIYKERSQSMELVVADGAQQDGTPVGEVGTIVEHDLGFADDVAPANEDKVNGETTTEKENIQVDLEKGNIICVDMGVVVEPVRGPCRNTEYGCPEESVTHTGKNDHEETCIYAPCSCPLQNCAFIGSSEQLSLHFSSKHQDSGRRFQYNCPLPLSLNDDDQFLVLQAEDDGLLFLLNKGVETIGHTLMVNRIGPSSSKEGFFYDLVSEKGTSSLRLKSCVQSFPGLVIGLPPVDFLLIPFGYASSSGQLSLEVCIWNSTELGAD; via the exons ATGGAAAGAGTGTTTACTGGGAATTATGTGAACCCCACCATTCAAGTGGCTTGGTTGGCTCCACATGTCTGT GTACCAAGTGACGAAGATTCTGTGGCGGAAAAGAGAAAGGGGGAAGAGCTGGTTGTGCCTGAAGGgaataagaaaaagaagaagcaagtTAACACACCTCGACCTGCTTGCTCTTGGGTGCATTTTAG CCGTGAGTTCATCAAAGAGTATAGCGCTTCCCATCCTGAATCTTCAGGCCTGAAAGCT GCCACAAAGGCTGCCTCTGATGCATGGAAGTCAATGAGTGTTGAGGAAAAAGCTAAATATACTAGGCGTGCCCGTGAAGTGTGGGATAACTACTTGAGTACTGCTCCTGCCCGTGTTTCAAAACCAAGAAGACAG CTTTTCTATTATGAGAGAATCTCTGTTGGAGGACCTCGCGAATTGGTCCCTACTGTTGTTCCTTGCTTGTCCTCATGGGGTGAGGAAGAAATTAGTGAGAGGGAGAAGCGAGAAAAGGAGCTAGGTGGCTATGGGCGTGGTGAG GTGATTTACAAGGAGAGGTCCCAAAGTATGGAGTTAGTAGTGGCAGATGGAGCTCAACAAGACGGAACACCAGTGGGAGAAGTGGGAACCATAGTCGAGCACGATCTTGGCTTTGCTGATGATGTTGCCCCG GCAAACGAGGATAAAGTAAACGGAGAAACTACAACGGAGAAG GAAAATATTCAAGTTGATCTTGAGAAAGGGAACATAATCTGTGTGGATATGGGGGTGGTGGTTGAACCAGTCAGGGGACCATGCCGAAACACAGAGTATGGTTGCCCAGAAGAATCTGTCACTCACACAGGCAAAAATGACCACGAAGAAACATGCATCTATGCTCCATGTTCATGCCCCCTCCAGAACTGCGCCTTCATTGGCTCATCCGAACAGTTAAGCCTACACTTCAGCAGTAAACACCAGGACTCCGGAAGGCGTTTCCAATACAACTGCCCTCTTCCATTGTCCTTAAACGACGACGACCAGTTCCTTGTTCTTCAAGCAGAGGACGAtggtcttctttttctcctCAACAAGGGGGTTGAAACAATCGGGCATACCTTAATGGTAAATCGTATCGGGCCAAGTTCTTCGAAGGAGGGTTTCTTTTATGACCTTGTTTCAGAAAAAGGAACCAGCTCTCTTAGATTGAAATCGTGCGTGCAAAGTTTCCCTGGGCTTGTTATAGGGTTACCGCCCGTAGATTTTCTTCTGATTCCGTTTGGTTATGCTAGTTCATCAGGACAGCTGAGTTTGGAGGTTTGTATTTGGAATTCGACGGAACTTGGTGCTGATTGA